TCATTAGCAAACATAACGATGATATACAGTAAGTCGTTTCGAGTCCTCCTTCGAATTAGAAAAGTGTATCTATTTCCGGGGACTAAGCAATGTAATGTGTGACCGTTGCATCGTCTGGTTTCAGGTATGTATGGGAATCAAAGGCCGATGGAGCATTTGCGATTTCGGAGGATACTTGGAATGAACCACTCGGACGTGGTACTGAAATTAGACTTCACCTGAGAGAGGAAGCTGGGGAGTACGCGGACGAGAGCAAATTGAAGGTGCATATCTTGTCCATACATTGCCTGCTCTCAGTTTCATTAAGTCTTTATTTGTTTCTGCACTCAGCCATATAATTTTCTGATGAACTGGTATACCACATTATACAAGAATGTCCTGTCTAAATTCTTTAGGTGGTTATTTCATACATTCTTTACTTATTACCGCTGGGCTCTGAAAATGTTAACTTTAATCTTATCATAGTTTGGAGTATTATCTGTCCTTCTGCTGTAGTCTAGATTTTTTGAACTTATTCCCAAATCATTGCTTCTCTTGCTCTAATTGGTGTCTTTGTCTTCTTGATTAGCATCTATGGCTTATAACTATTTTTATGTTTAAATTGTGCTATTTTGGTGCTGTAAGCTACGTCAAGGTTCTAGTTGTTCTGTAGACTGAATATTTTGTCGCTGACTGGAAattactttctttttaaaCCATACCTAATTTATAATGCATCAACATATTTTTAGGGTGGCAATTACTGTCATCTTAGATTACAGCCCCTGATTTCTCTTTGTAAAATCTCGTGATCAGATAGAGGACAAGAAGCTTAATGAATTGGTTGTTCATTTTGTCTGGGCTcttgtttttctattttcaggCTTCGCAGATGCAGCTGATATTGTTTTAATTGTGTATGACTTGTTGTTCTCTGTGAGTCAGAAGACTCATGCTTATATTTACGCCGTCCTCTCTTAAAGAAGTCATCATGTTCTTGATTTGCTGATTCTGAAAGTGTCGTGGCTTGTGATTCTGTGTGATAGCTATCTTACAGTTGTTTCTAAATTTATAGGATTTGGTGAAGAAATACTCTGAATTTATCAACTTCCCTATCTACCTCTGGGCAAGCAACGAGGTTGATGTGGAGGTTCCGGCGGATGATGACGAATCCAGCGATGAGGAGGAATCATGTCTGTAGATTTATCTACCCCATCTAGAAGTTTTACCAGTTTACATGCCATAAGAAATTGCTCCCCATGGATTCTCATTATTTCTTTCTGTGATAAACAGCTGAAAGCAGTTcagaggaaaaggaagaagatgcTGAGAAATCTGAAGATGAAGATGCTGAGAAGAAACCTAAAACAAAGAAAGTGAAGGAGACCACTTATGAATGGGAACTTTTGAATGATGTTAAAGCCATATGGTTGCGTAATCCAAAGGAAGTCACTGATGAAGAGTACACAAAATTCTATAAATCCCTGGCAAAGGTAATAAATCACATTGCTTGCATCTTATTAGCTTGTAGGCCTTATCCACAGATCTCTTTTTGCTGCCTTTCTTTGATGGTGCTGACTCATTATCTTAATGTAATCGTCAACAGGATTTCAGTGAAGAGAAGCCAATGGCATGGAGTCATTTCACTGCTGAAGGTGATGTGGAGTTCAAGGCGGTGCTGTTTGTGCCTCCTAAAGCTCCTCAAGATCTGTATGAGAGCTATTACAACACTAAGAAATCCAATTTGAAGTTATATGTTAGAAGAGTGTTCATCTCTGATGAATTTGATGAGCTCTTGCCCAAGTATCTGAACTTCTTGAAGGTATCATCTTGTAGTTGCCATATCATCTTGTTTGTTCCAAACATCAATCTGGACTGTCTTGGTTGGACAAGTCTCAAATGTTTTGATTGTTGCGTGCAGGGTCTTGTCGATTCTGATACTTTGCCACTCAATGTCTCTCGTGAGATGCTTCAACAACACAGCAGTCTAAAAACAATTAAGAAGAAGCTTATCAGGAAGGCCCTTGATATGATCCGCAAGATTGCTGAGGAGGACCCAGATGAATCTGCTGACAAGGACAAGAAAGGTATGGATTGTGCCGTTAGCTACTTCCTTTGGTGTTTCTACTTGTAGCATATGCGCTGGCTACTCTTGTCTTGGCATCACATCTGGAGCTCTATCATTATGTGATTCTTGTTTTCTACATTCATGCTGACTCTTTATATTTTGCTCGGTTATAGATGTCGAGTCTAGTGATGACGATGAGAAGAGAGGCCAGTATACAAAGTTCTGGAATGAGTTTGGCAAGTCCATTAAGCTTGGCATTATTGAAGATGCCACAAACAGGAACCGTTTGGCTAAGCTTCTGAGATTTGAGACGTATGTGACCTCACATTTGAAGTCTCTGTTCTTCTGTAGTTTTATAATGATGCTATAATTAATCCGCTGGATGACCACCTAACTGGATCCTGTGTTAACCTTCTGGTGCATGTCACTTTTGCAGTACCAAGTCAGATGGTAAATTGACTTCACTGGACCAGTATATTTCACGAATGAAACCGGGCCAAAAGGACATCTTCTACATTACTGGAACCAGCAAGGAACAACTGGAGAATTCTCCGTTCCTTGAGAGGCTCAAGAAGAAGAACTATGAGGTATGCAGTTTGCCACTAGTTGCTAATGATGCTTTCGTGCAAGATCCCCTTGAATCTTAgaccttttaaaaattttgttcCTTTGCCATTATTGCTACTCACATATTTACTGGTTACCTTTCTGCTGCCTACTGCAGGTCATTTTCTTCACTGATCCTGTTGATGAGTACTTGATGCAATACCTGATGGACTACGAGGACAAGAAGTTCCAGAACGTCTCCAAGGAGGGTCTTAAACTTGGGAAGGACTCGAAAGACAAGGACCTGAAGGAATCGTTCAAGGATCTGACCAAGTGGTGGAAGGGTGCTCTTGCCAAGGACAATGTGGATGATGTGAAGGTGAGCAACCGTTTGGACAACACGCCGTGTGTGGTCGTGACTTCAAAGTATGGCTGGAGCGCAAATATGGAGAGGATCATGCAGTCGCAAACTCTGTCGGACTCGAACAAGCAAGCATACATGCGCGGGAAGAGGGTTCTGGAGATCAACCCTAGGCACCCCATCATTAAGGAGCTCCGCGAGAGAGTCGTGAAGGATCCTGAGGTATATAACTTCCCCCTGCATGAGAATTGATTGTGGATCTTGATTTCCCGATCAGTTTTATCCAATGTTTGGGAAATCAGTTTGTTACTTCTCATAGGTTCTATATGCTCATTGGGCGATGGTTTTGTTCTCTTTAGGATGAGAGTGTGAAGCAGACTGCGCAGCTCATGTACCAAACAGCACTCATGGAGAGTGGCTTCCTGCTGAGCGATCCCAAGGACTTTGCGTTCCGCATTTATGACTCGGTCAAATCGGGCCTTAACATTGGTCCTGATGCTACTGTCGAGGAGGAAGATGACACTGAAGAAGCCGAGGCAGAAACCGAGACGAACGAAGTGAAAGACGAAGAGACCACAACTTCTGAAGTGAAGGATGAACTGTAGGGTGGGTTTCGAAGCGTAGCCCTCTCCTCTGTCAAAGGGAAACTCTTTCTATTTCTTCAAGTTTGATCTTGGGATAGGAATCCGAAAGCACTGTGTTATACTGCCAGGTTTTCCGAGAAGTAGAATTATGATGTATTCAGTAGAGATTAGCATTTCGACTATAATCATGAGGaattttttgcttttactCAATGGTGAGATTTGGGATTATTATGTTAACCAGTTGGGGAACATTTTATCAAGTCTTGGCTCTGCTTAATCAAATCCTCATGTCAATCTGAGTTACCATTGGAACCTGTGACAATTCCAAGTTGCTATATTCATCGTCTGCAGTGGGAGTAATGGCCTGGCGAAAAACTAGTAGCAGATTTTAAAGGTTTGTCTGGAAAAACCGGAATGCAAGGTTCAGAGACAAGGCAGCGATGAAGACTAGGGAATAAATTGATGATTTGTTCTCAACAACGCACAGTGAATCCGATGGGGGTTGTGCCAAATGGTACTTTCATACATTCAGAGCTTCGAATGGCTTTCCACATCGGCAAATGTCGTGCTATAGAACTTATGCTCTTGATCACGAATAGGTTTCCCAgatcataattaatttatattacgtaaagaaaaaatatctaCCCGTAAAATTTCCATCCTTCCCGACTTTTTGCCGGCGCAATCGTGTATGCATACTATCTATTGGGAGTCCAGCACTTACCTTTATTCAGCCGTCAACTTGTGACAGTTGCAATGTGCTTTAGATGGATCTTAGCCATCATATTATATACGGTAGATGTGCAGTGAGCCAACTGTTACGCCTTACGGTTCTTATATCTTACACTTCATaggataataaaaataaaaacttcaattttttccttgtagattttcaatttcttttccgTGTGTATCATAGTATCTGAAAGTTTAACcgtcccgactaatccagcTTGAACCGGGTCGGCCcagattttcaatttcttggATCCTTAGTCTAGCcataaagtaaaattttatggagttcatatatatatatatatatatatatatatatagattggatAAGCTAATTAGCCAGCCCGGCCCATTTGTCTAAGCCAGTTCATTGACTATGATATGATGTGATTACTAACCCATTGATGATACGAACAGcaaacaattaaataaataaataataaaataaaataagacaATAATTAACAATTAAGAAGAACATCCTCTCTCTGGCTCCGGTTTATTCCCAAAACCGAACCGAACCGAACCGAACCCAAAGCTGCAGCTGGAGAGAGAAGACGAAGACTCCTCTATGCTTTCACCTTTCAAAGAggggcgagagagagagagagagagaactcgAACGCGGACAACCAACACTCCTGCTCGGGTCGCAGTTCTTCACACCGACCGCTCGCTGGGCTTTCCACGCGGGAGCTGAATCTCAGCTAGggtttcaattcaattcaattcgtCAAGGTAAGACACGTTATGCGGATTCAATCATCCGCTGGGCGAGTATTTCTTGAATTGTCTCTTCTGATTCACTGTGTCTACGCGTTTAGGATTATGGGTATTGAATGATTTGTCTAATGGAACTTGTATAGTCCTCAAAGCGGGGAccgtttaatttttaattttttggttgGTCGAAATTTGTGTCTTTTAATTTTGGGTATTAGGGTTCTGTATTGTACTGCATCAATATTGCGAGATTTTAGCTCCGTTGTGATGTCTAGATCATTCAGCAATCTAATCACTCTGAGAGGAAAAGCTCCTTAATGATAGATTGGGGACTGCAATCTGCTAATTCTAATTCTTATTGCCGAAAATTTGGCTCCAGGGTGTATAATGTTGTTAGGCTAGTTCGAGATTTCATGTGCTTGTATCGGTCTTCAGTGTTTTTATTTGGTTTTAAGAGAGGATATTCATAATTGTTCCAATGAAAGCTCAGTCAAGTTTTCAGTCTTTATAGCATCGCTACATCGATTGAGTGAAAACTTTGTCGAATGACTAAGGATGAAATCGAAAAGGTGACTTAATTGCTAATTGGTTATATTTCAGATCAAAGCCATAACTCTTTCAGTGGTGGATAGGTTATGAGTGCATATACGTATTTTTTAGGTTTATTATCTTTTGATCTTGACTTGTCTGGTATCCTCTTGTCGTGTTATGCAGGCGTCTTTGGAGTTTATTTATAGCCTGATGATAGTATGCGTCAGACTGCAGTTTTATGACACGTGAAGCGCAATGACACTAGAGGATTTCTTTACTCTAACTGAGATGAAAGATGGGCTCACTGCTACGTCTCGCGTCGAGGAGCTGGTCGCAGTCATGCAGAAAGAAAAGGACTCTGCTGTGAATCCTGTCGACGCAATTAGGCAGTGGGCAGCTGTTGCAAGCATCATTGCCTCAACTGACAATAAAGATTGTCTTGATCTTTTTGTTCAACTAGGGGGACTTTTGTTCATAGATAGGTGGCTTAAGGATGCTGAAAATTTTGGCAGTAAGAATGGTGATAGCTTTGAAGAAGAGTCAATAACTGCTCTGTTACTTGCTCTGGAGAAGTTATGTATAGACAAGGAGAGATCAATTTCTTCGGGTATTTGGGTTACTGTGGGTCACCTTCTTGACCACCACAATGTCAAGGTGCAGAATAGAGCTAGAGCTGTATTTGGTAATTGGAACCATGGGGATAGTGATGCTCTGTGCCGGCAGCTAGAAAGCAGTGCACCTGTAAATGAAGGAGCTTCAGGTAGAGGGGATGTGGGAAGAGAGATCGGTGAAGTGGAATGTTCTCCTTCAAGTATCCCTTCTCGTGGAGAGAAAGAGGATACAGAAAGTTGTGTTTCAGAAGCTATGAGGACCGATAACTTGCCATCACAGAGTTCAAATGCCACCGAACCAGAGAGACTTGAAGATGTACAGACAAAGCATGAAGAAAATCAGCTCAGATCTAACATGGTAATAGACACATGTGATAGTTCTTGCGATCCTTTATTATCCTCTATTGATGCGCCAGGCCATGAACAGGAGGGGACCGATGTCCAGGAAAAAACTAGTATTGAAACTTGTGGCCCTGATGTTTCACATTCCAGCAGTTTTGACAAGACAGATATGGTACCGCCTGAAGACAAGAAGCCAGTGGATAAGCTCAATAGTGGTCCGGAAAATTCGAGCATTCTAGCTGCTACAGATGCATTTGAGCAAGCAAACGTGTCTTCAGATGCTGAAGCTGTTACATCAGAAGAGATTGCAGCAGTTTCTGTGGGAACAAAGATGGATGTTGATGAGAGTAATCACCATGCTGAAGCTGCTGCTGTTCCTGATCATCAAACACCTGCTACTGAACCTCAAATTGAGACGGTTGAGGTCCCTAAAGTTGTTGAAGATAACGATTGCAGTTCTGACGCTGCAAAGAACGCTCCTGATAACAAGCTGGTCTCTGAGAAGCTTGATGGTTTAGATAATTCCCTTTTGTCGAAGGAAGTTGGTGCAGCTACTAAATGCAAGGAAACTGCGCGGGATAGATACAAGGAGGTATCAAATCTTAGTGCTTTATATGGAGGACGAAAAGGTAACAGGCGTTCCAAAAGGGCTCGTGGGAAGAAGTCTACCATCGAACTTGAGTATGGAATTCTTGATGCGTTAGACATAGCTCGCCAAGTAGCTAAAGAGGTGGAGAGGGAAGTGACAGATTACAAAGAACCATTCTGCAGCACTTCTTCGGAGAGAAGTTCAGGAGGTATAATTGGAGAGCCCATGAGCCCAGACTCAATTAATGACAGCGCCTCCTCACCCAGTGACACTTCCTCAGATGAATTATCAACAGGAGAGAGTCAATCTGCTGAGGGTGATGGAAGAAGGTCCACGAGGTCAGGTAATGGAGATTCAAAAACTAAAGATCCTGTGGAGGATGTGGCGTCCTCTCATATGACCGAAGCCAAAGTCAAGACCGACAAGGGTTTTGATTTGAATGAAGAAGTCTGTTCAGATGATGGTGGTAGTAAAGCTCTCTTCAATGAGGAGCTCCGTGATAGTTCCAGTCAGGTGCATAAGCGACTGGATATCGATCTGAACATGGCCGAAGCTGGGGAGGACACATCAATTTTTCCTGCGACGGGAAACCATATTCCAGCTTCATCGAGTGTGAATTCAAAGGGCTCTTCAGGGGAAGCTAATCAAGGAAGATCAGAGAGGCCCAATCTTGATTTGAATTCAAcgggtgatgatgatgatgatgtggtGATCTCCGATAGCCACCATTTTACTGGCCGTATCTGCCCATCTCCCGCCTCTTCATCGTCGCAGATGCAGCCTCATGAAAGGAATTTTGACTTGAACGACCAGCCCTATTCTTCTTTCAACGATCCTTTCTCGGACCAAGCTTCCCATCACAATTCACCTTCTTGTGGCACAAGAAGCTTGGGGAGGCCGGGGAAGCCTACAGTGGACCCCTTTATCTCCATTATGGGGACTAAAGTAGAGATCAGCAAAGGTGGTCTTGTCCCTCAGAGAACGTCAGATCTGTCTAATGGCAAGACTACTCTTGAGCCTTCTTCAGGTGGTGCTCCCGGGTTAGGTCCTGCTGTTTCTTCCCTTTACTCTCCCCCGTCTCGGTGCAGTGCCTTGCCAACAGGGCATACAATATCGTTCTCCCCATATGGGCCCAACGAACCAACTCGCTATGTGGTTGACCCACGGGTTGCCCCAATCCTCCCTGGGGCTCCAGGGCCTACTCCAGCTCTCTATTCTCCTTACTCCATGCCGTTCGCGATGAGCTTGAATGCAGGACCTTCACAGCCTCAGTTCGACTTGAACTCGAATTTCTCAGTTGATGGGGCGAACCGGGACCCAGGTTTCCTCATGCAGCTCTTCCCACCTTCTCATGTCAAGGCTACAGGTGAACATCCCAGCGCTCTCCTTCACCCTTTCTCTGGTTCTATTGTCGGAGGCAAGAGGAAGGAGCCCGAGAGCGGTTGGGACCCCTATTCGGTCAGCTATGGGCAGTTTCAATCACCCTGGAAGTGACAGATTTGTTTCATTGAAATCACTAGAATTGTTACATAATCTAATCGAATAGGTTTGTGTTTTCATTTCTAATATTTGCTCGGGATGATGGTAAGCTGATTTCTTTTCTGGTAGAGGGGTCAGGAACTGAATAAAGATTTGGAATTCGATGCAATGTCATTATTCCTGAAATTACTTGCATAGGTTGGGGTAAGTCAGGTTCAATTGTTTTTAGGCTTTCTTCTTCatgtttttacattttcttcccctttttgCCCTTCTTTGTTACTTCCTTGATGGTTCAATAGAAGGCTGTAGCGGCTGTAATTCTAATCTCTCTTCATGTAATCACATAAATCATCAGAACTGTTTCTATCTTCGAGTCGGAAATGAAGCCCGCACATGTGATGTGCAATCTATTTCTGTGGATTCGTTTCGTCTTTCGAGGATAACTCAGTCTACTGCAGACAACAAGTCACAGTAAGTCGATTGTGGTAGCACGTGCAGTCAGGCGTAGAAGGCTGCAGCTGAGCAAGATATGGCATAATAGGATCAGATTTGACTAGTTTTTATTTCTTTGCTCGACTGATTGGGACTTATATCCACGATTCACTTATTCTTGTATAAGATCCCATGAGGGGTGAGAGTATTCAGAGAGTGATCTGAGAGAACATTTTAACTGGGTTTGGGAGATACTTTGTATTCTGCGGATTCATTGCTCATAGTAAAAAGAACTGTCAAAGCCTCCTTTACCTCATCGCTGGCCCGGAAGCTTCTTCCCTCTTGTTGATTTAatctttttcattaaatttttcgGGAGTCTGATCCTACCGATCCCAACGCTTGATGTAGGTGGGGGAAGTTTGATGTGCAGTCACTTTGACAGTAAGCAATTACTTTGAAAGTTTGCGCTATGCATGCAAGTAAACAAAACTTAAAGAATTTAGTtatgataaattatttaaattcgTAGTACGTTACttatatttgaaatgaattacatggatttacaaaataaaaaataaaaaaattacttgtattgttaataaaatatatttgagggaattttatttatcttctAGTGAAATATATAAGTGCACCATACTACCACTTTTGTGATTGCACTATAAAATTttggggtatttacctaaaatggctaatggtttatccgttttgtcaaatctattatatgcatttttttatcaaatctatcacatggtttactttttgcatcaaatttatcacagcgttatcttttccgtcgacatctaacgacCGTGCTGATGTGACGCCCACGTgacaagtgtggcccactatccctCCACGTGTCACGTCAGTacgaccgttagatgttgacaaaaaagataacgtcggaatagatttgatacaaaaaaaaagtaaaccatgt
Above is a window of Punica granatum isolate Tunisia-2019 chromosome 7, ASM765513v2, whole genome shotgun sequence DNA encoding:
- the LOC116213518 gene encoding endoplasmin homolog, with translation MRKWTVPSALLLLCLLFLLPDQGRKLHASAEGGADELADPPKVEEKLGAVPHGLSTDSDVAKREAESISKRSLRSNAEKFEFQAEVSRLMDIIINSLYSNKDIFLRELISNASDALDKIRFLSLTDKEILGEGDNTKLEILIKLDKEKKILSIRDRGIGMTKEDLIKNLGTIAKSGTSAFVEKMQTSGDLNLIGQFGVGFYSVYLVADYVEVISKHNDDIQYVWESKADGAFAISEDTWNEPLGRGTEIRLHLREEAGEYADESKLKDLVKKYSEFINFPIYLWASNEVDVEVPADDDESSDEEESSESSSEEKEEDAEKSEDEDAEKKPKTKKVKETTYEWELLNDVKAIWLRNPKEVTDEEYTKFYKSLAKDFSEEKPMAWSHFTAEGDVEFKAVLFVPPKAPQDLYESYYNTKKSNLKLYVRRVFISDEFDELLPKYLNFLKGLVDSDTLPLNVSREMLQQHSSLKTIKKKLIRKALDMIRKIAEEDPDESADKDKKDVESSDDDEKRGQYTKFWNEFGKSIKLGIIEDATNRNRLAKLLRFETTKSDGKLTSLDQYISRMKPGQKDIFYITGTSKEQLENSPFLERLKKKNYEVIFFTDPVDEYLMQYLMDYEDKKFQNVSKEGLKLGKDSKDKDLKESFKDLTKWWKGALAKDNVDDVKVSNRLDNTPCVVVTSKYGWSANMERIMQSQTLSDSNKQAYMRGKRVLEINPRHPIIKELRERVVKDPEDESVKQTAQLMYQTALMESGFLLSDPKDFAFRIYDSVKSGLNIGPDATVEEEDDTEEAEAETETNEVKDEETTTSEVKDEL
- the LOC116213516 gene encoding uncharacterized protein LOC116213516 — protein: MTLEDFFTLTEMKDGLTATSRVEELVAVMQKEKDSAVNPVDAIRQWAAVASIIASTDNKDCLDLFVQLGGLLFIDRWLKDAENFGSKNGDSFEEESITALLLALEKLCIDKERSISSGIWVTVGHLLDHHNVKVQNRARAVFGNWNHGDSDALCRQLESSAPVNEGASGRGDVGREIGEVECSPSSIPSRGEKEDTESCVSEAMRTDNLPSQSSNATEPERLEDVQTKHEENQLRSNMVIDTCDSSCDPLLSSIDAPGHEQEGTDVQEKTSIETCGPDVSHSSSFDKTDMVPPEDKKPVDKLNSGPENSSILAATDAFEQANVSSDAEAVTSEEIAAVSVGTKMDVDESNHHAEAAAVPDHQTPATEPQIETVEVPKVVEDNDCSSDAAKNAPDNKLVSEKLDGLDNSLLSKEVGAATKCKETARDRYKEVSNLSALYGGRKGNRRSKRARGKKSTIELEYGILDALDIARQVAKEVEREVTDYKEPFCSTSSERSSGGIIGEPMSPDSINDSASSPSDTSSDELSTGESQSAEGDGRRSTRSGNGDSKTKDPVEDVASSHMTEAKVKTDKGFDLNEEVCSDDGGSKALFNEELRDSSSQVHKRLDIDLNMAEAGEDTSIFPATGNHIPASSSVNSKGSSGEANQGRSERPNLDLNSTGDDDDDVVISDSHHFTGRICPSPASSSSQMQPHERNFDLNDQPYSSFNDPFSDQASHHNSPSCGTRSLGRPGKPTVDPFISIMGTKVEISKGGLVPQRTSDLSNGKTTLEPSSGGAPGLGPAVSSLYSPPSRCSALPTGHTISFSPYGPNEPTRYVVDPRVAPILPGAPGPTPALYSPYSMPFAMSLNAGPSQPQFDLNSNFSVDGANRDPGFLMQLFPPSHVKATGEHPSALLHPFSGSIVGGKRKEPESGWDPYSVSYGQFQSPWK